From Primulina tabacum isolate GXHZ01 chromosome 2, ASM2559414v2, whole genome shotgun sequence, one genomic window encodes:
- the LOC142537828 gene encoding LOW QUALITY PROTEIN: protein POLLENLESS 3-like (The sequence of the model RefSeq protein was modified relative to this genomic sequence to represent the inferred CDS: inserted 1 base in 1 codon), which translates to MEDQAEFSSASRIGEEAEKLVDKDPSRAVSMFWAAINSGDRVDSALKDMAVVMKQLDRSDEAVEAIKSFRHLCPLESQESLDNILVELYKILLVNAEICRIEEEIEMLKLKLKQIEDGTAFGGXRTKVARTQGKKFQITIEKDYSRLLGNLAWAYMQLKDYRSAEELYRKALSIEPDKNKQCNLAMCLMSMNKLTEAKFLLQATEISFDSGPMDESFVKSYERASQMLVELEARVFLNL; encoded by the exons ATGGAAGACCAGGCGGAGTTCTCCAGTGCTTCCAGGATCGGAGAAGAAGCCGAGAAG CTGGTAGACAAGGACCCAAGCAGGGCTGTTTCCATGTTTTGGGCAGCTATTAATTCTGGAGATCGAGTTGATAGTGCTCTGAAAGACATGGCAGTTGTAATGAAACAATTGGATAGGTCAGATGAGGCGGTTGAGGCCATTAAGTCGTTTCGTCATCTATGTCCCCTTGAATCTCAGGAATCTCTTGACAACATACTGGTCGAACTCTATAAG ATTTTATTGGTTAATGCAGAAATCTGCAGGATTGAGGAAGAGATTGAAATGCTTAAACTAAAATTGAAGCAAATAGAAGATGGAACAGCTTTTGGCG AGAGGACGAAGGTTGCAAGAACCCAAGGAAAGAAATTTCAGATCACAATTGAAAAAGACTATTCTAG ATTGTTGGGGAATTTGGCTTGGGCTTACATGCAGCTGAAAGATTACAGGTCCGCGGAAGAACTTTACAG AAAAGCACTCTCTATTGAACCAGATAAGAACAAGCAGTGCAACTTAGCAATGTGTTTGATGAGCATGAACAAGTTAACAGAAGCCAAATTTTTGCTGCAAGCCACAGAAATTTCATTTGACAGTGGGCCTATGGATGAATCCTTTGTGAAGTCTTATGAACGTGCCTCCCAAATGTTGGTTGAGTTGGAGGCAAGAGTGTTCTTGAACCTGTGA